A window from Alkalicoccobacillus plakortidis encodes these proteins:
- a CDS encoding reverse transcriptase-like protein — translation MNIRIEWVYKLPKKNNTYKMISDVMPVKEALLLEEDLTRTGRVVSYQFFDGDDDSWTKKELLAFLKEMETEPHDLIAYIDGGYNKVTRDAGLGIALYYKQNGQRWRYRVNERIESIENNNEAEFAALAYLLTICEELGIHHEPITIHTDSKTLYHQINGEWPSYEQTLTRWLDRIESNTTRLGIKADYKLLPRHENKEADQLASQALQNILISGKKEQAKTK, via the coding sequence ATGAACATACGAATCGAATGGGTGTATAAGCTTCCTAAAAAGAATAATACGTATAAGATGATATCTGATGTGATGCCTGTTAAAGAAGCACTGCTATTAGAAGAAGATTTAACTCGTACAGGCAGAGTTGTGTCCTACCAATTTTTTGATGGAGATGATGATAGCTGGACCAAAAAAGAGCTGCTAGCATTCCTGAAAGAAATGGAAACAGAACCTCATGATCTCATTGCCTACATTGATGGAGGATATAATAAAGTGACTAGGGATGCTGGACTCGGCATTGCCCTTTATTATAAGCAGAATGGCCAACGTTGGCGTTATCGTGTAAATGAACGGATTGAGAGTATCGAAAATAATAACGAAGCCGAATTTGCTGCATTAGCCTATTTATTAACCATTTGTGAAGAGCTAGGCATACACCACGAGCCGATCACTATCCATACCGACTCCAAAACGTTGTATCATCAAATAAATGGAGAATGGCCAAGTTATGAGCAAACCCTCACTAGGTGGCTTGATAGGATTGAATCGAATACTACACGGCTTGGTATAAAAGCAGATTATAAACTGCTCCCACGACACGAGAACAAGGAAGCAGATCAATTAGCTTCACAAGCTTTGCAAAATATCCTCATATCAGGTAAAAAAGAACAAGCAAAAACCAAGTGA
- a CDS encoding PHP domain-containing protein, which yields MELRERADSDFHMHSTASDGGYKPAQLIEKCHAVGLKQISLTDHDTVEGVQEAVKAGKHFGITVLPGIEFSCVFEKKSVHMLGLGVDINHNEFQHMLKKQREMRERRMNVMISKLANVGVHVTEAEVLAQADGGSIGRPHVAKVLLNHGVVNTVAEAFDRFLAEGKPCYVEKEREMSVREAIDWTHQVGGLSLVAHPAYYGLDHELVNWIKEWGMDGIEVYHRDHNEEDQNRYESICKQAEQVTAKQIFRSGGSDFHHETYGRKQEPLGVTRLKDQYANQILRKLNRE from the coding sequence ATGGAGCTAAGAGAGAGAGCTGACAGTGATTTTCATATGCACTCCACAGCTTCAGATGGGGGCTATAAACCTGCTCAACTTATAGAGAAATGTCACGCCGTTGGTTTAAAACAAATTTCATTAACAGACCACGATACGGTTGAAGGTGTGCAAGAGGCTGTAAAGGCAGGGAAACATTTTGGTATAACTGTTTTACCAGGTATTGAATTTTCATGTGTCTTTGAAAAGAAAAGTGTTCATATGCTTGGACTAGGAGTAGATATCAACCACAATGAATTTCAACACATGCTGAAGAAGCAACGAGAAATGCGTGAGCGTCGGATGAATGTGATGATATCAAAACTAGCTAATGTCGGCGTTCATGTGACAGAAGCGGAAGTTCTTGCCCAAGCAGATGGAGGAAGTATCGGTAGGCCTCATGTTGCGAAGGTGTTATTAAACCACGGGGTTGTAAATACAGTGGCTGAAGCATTTGATCGATTTTTGGCTGAGGGCAAACCTTGTTATGTTGAGAAGGAACGAGAGATGAGCGTTCGGGAAGCGATCGATTGGACTCACCAAGTAGGTGGACTATCACTTGTTGCACACCCTGCTTATTATGGTCTTGATCATGAATTAGTAAATTGGATCAAAGAGTGGGGTATGGATGGTATAGAAGTGTATCATCGTGACCATAATGAAGAGGACCAAAATCGCTATGAATCAATTTGTAAGCAGGCCGAACAGGTTACGGCAAAACAGATTTTTCGTTCTGGAGGCTCCGATTTTCACCATGAAACCTATGGACGAAAGCAAGAGCCGTTAGGTGTGACAAGGCTAAAAGATCAGTACGCGAATCAAATTTTACGTAAGTTGAATAGAGAATAA
- the nadE gene encoding ammonia-dependent NAD(+) synthetase, producing the protein MNETQLSIMEALHTQPAVDSKEEIQKRKQFLKDYLIQSGANGYVLGISGGQDSTLAGKLTQLAINELNEEQPGTSFEFHAVRLPHGEQKDEADARDAVQFIQPTKTHTVNIKPAVDASAQTFKDAVGEPISDFLKGNTKARERMKVQYDLGAHFGCLVIGTDHSAEAVTGFYTKFGDGACDLTPLFGLTKRQGKQLLQELGAPEHLYTKAPTADLEDDQPGLPDEQALGMTYDQIDDYLEGKKIDTVVAARLEERYQKTEHKRQLPANIFDKWWKN; encoded by the coding sequence ATGAACGAAACACAACTATCTATTATGGAAGCATTACATACGCAGCCTGCGGTTGATTCAAAGGAAGAAATTCAAAAAAGAAAGCAGTTTCTTAAGGATTATTTGATTCAGAGTGGTGCAAATGGATATGTTCTAGGGATCTCTGGAGGGCAGGACTCAACACTTGCTGGTAAATTAACGCAGCTTGCTATCAATGAATTAAATGAAGAGCAGCCTGGTACTAGCTTTGAATTCCACGCAGTGCGCCTTCCTCATGGCGAACAAAAGGACGAAGCAGATGCGCGTGATGCGGTTCAATTTATTCAGCCGACCAAAACACACACAGTGAATATTAAACCAGCAGTTGACGCTTCAGCACAAACGTTTAAAGATGCGGTAGGAGAACCGATATCTGACTTCTTAAAAGGAAATACAAAAGCCCGTGAAAGAATGAAAGTACAATACGATTTGGGTGCGCATTTTGGATGTCTTGTTATAGGTACTGATCATTCTGCTGAAGCTGTAACTGGATTCTACACAAAATTTGGAGACGGGGCATGTGATTTGACGCCTTTGTTCGGATTAACGAAACGTCAAGGTAAACAACTATTACAAGAGTTAGGTGCTCCAGAGCATTTATATACAAAAGCTCCTACAGCAGATCTTGAGGATGATCAGCCAGGTCTTCCCGATGAGCAAGCACTTGGAATGACCTATGATCAGATTGATGATTATCTCGAAGGCAAAAAAATCGATACAGTGGTTGCCGCGAGATTAGAAGAACGTTATCAAAAGACAGAACATAAGCGCCAACTTCCGGCAAACATCTTTGATAAGTGGTGGAAGAACTAA
- a CDS encoding acyl-CoA thioesterase, with protein sequence MEFQSKRSIQLLYADTDMMGVVYHANYLKYFELGRTGLIEDIGYSYVEMENQGYYAPVYDVQATYKKPVRYGDEATVTTWIAKNDGLRTVYGYQVTNQNGDICVEGSTTHIIVSKETFKPAAFKKVFPEWYAKYEAIKVKED encoded by the coding sequence GTGGAATTTCAAAGTAAACGTTCGATCCAATTACTCTATGCTGATACAGACATGATGGGAGTCGTCTATCATGCTAATTATCTTAAGTACTTTGAGCTTGGACGAACTGGATTGATTGAAGACATTGGTTACAGTTATGTTGAGATGGAGAATCAAGGATATTATGCGCCAGTCTATGACGTGCAAGCAACCTATAAAAAACCAGTCCGTTATGGTGATGAAGCAACTGTTACAACCTGGATCGCCAAAAATGATGGCTTAAGAACTGTGTACGGTTATCAAGTGACAAACCAAAACGGTGACATTTGTGTTGAAGGATCAACAACTCATATTATTGTGAGTAAAGAAACCTTTAAACCGGCAGCTTTTAAAAAGGTGTTTCCAGAGTGGTATGCAAAATATGAAGCAATTAAGGTGAAAGAGGATTAA
- a CDS encoding AAA family ATPase, producing the protein MLQSIESLQELKDWIEQVKAGNAKIDETRLWRHLSMWDEELKEREQTLYADGLTLLALARFRRINRVDSLISGWVEEAKTFDETNKMAQFLQAELIIDQFVQASIPLEFPSIRETDHGSAKRKTAKMYFQLAEQFFRTEDKLKTQIDTMQELKQENDTHYQHIDTLWNTFTQFHEPFLRITKATEAYAHSLDGVYYSASQFKELKQAVEDIKKIQVQWQEQLHQITDTEQQETALSQLSQMIGLPEIKNRVSKLYQFLSYQKQRENLGYKMKEGINLNMILTGNPGTGKTTIARLLAKIYYELGLLKREAVLEVDRSQLVAGYVGQTEELTLQAIERASGGVLFIDEAYSLKRADAAGNDYGQTVIDTIVSAMTSGQYAGTFAVILAGYPEEMRTFLRSNPGLRSRFPDQNHLHLPDYTSTELIEIGERMAIDNDFVLSDEAIIALREQIEKAQVDQSFGNARSVQNLVLQAIFEKGAAESEQQTKTDFVRLEANHFRSNNETPREPARTKLDQLIGIRHVKNELIKLTAYADVQRLRREQGLTTMPLQLHTTFSGSPGTGKTTVASIYSQALKEIGLLKRGHLVRVGRADLVSGYTGQTALKTKEVIKDALGGVLFIDEAYSLIQGTGSDYGQEAITALVEAMTIHDENLVIVLAGYKQEMDLLLSANPGLRSRFRKQLIFDDYSQEQLVSMIKNLAHQNGYELLQEALDELHQVIPKEGHKANGRYVSALFEQIVQQQALRISTQNKLDADTLQIISREDVKQAL; encoded by the coding sequence ATGTTGCAATCAATTGAATCGTTACAGGAATTAAAAGACTGGATTGAACAAGTAAAAGCAGGAAATGCAAAGATAGATGAAACGAGATTATGGCGTCACTTATCTATGTGGGATGAGGAACTTAAAGAAAGAGAGCAGACATTATATGCTGATGGGTTGACCCTTCTTGCACTTGCTCGATTTAGACGGATAAACCGAGTTGATTCATTAATCTCAGGCTGGGTTGAAGAAGCAAAAACGTTTGATGAAACAAATAAAATGGCTCAGTTTCTACAAGCAGAACTGATCATTGATCAATTTGTACAAGCTTCCATACCGCTTGAATTTCCGTCAATTAGAGAAACGGATCATGGCAGCGCAAAAAGAAAAACCGCTAAGATGTATTTCCAATTAGCCGAGCAATTTTTCCGTACAGAGGATAAACTGAAAACTCAAATTGACACAATGCAAGAATTGAAGCAGGAGAATGACACTCACTATCAACACATCGATACATTGTGGAACACTTTTACTCAATTCCATGAACCATTTTTACGTATAACAAAGGCAACGGAAGCGTATGCCCACTCACTTGACGGTGTTTATTACTCTGCTTCTCAGTTTAAAGAACTTAAACAAGCAGTAGAGGATATTAAAAAGATTCAGGTGCAGTGGCAGGAACAATTGCACCAAATTACAGACACAGAGCAACAGGAGACGGCTTTAAGTCAACTTTCACAAATGATTGGTCTACCTGAAATCAAAAATCGAGTGAGTAAGCTCTATCAATTTTTGTCCTATCAGAAACAAAGAGAGAATCTGGGCTACAAAATGAAAGAAGGAATAAATCTCAATATGATTTTGACAGGTAATCCGGGTACGGGAAAAACAACGATTGCACGGTTACTTGCTAAAATTTATTACGAGCTTGGTTTGCTTAAACGTGAGGCAGTTCTTGAGGTTGATCGTTCTCAACTTGTAGCAGGCTACGTTGGGCAAACGGAGGAACTGACACTTCAAGCAATAGAACGAGCATCTGGAGGGGTGCTATTTATTGATGAGGCTTATAGTTTAAAACGTGCGGATGCAGCAGGTAACGATTATGGCCAAACTGTGATTGACACCATTGTATCTGCGATGACTAGTGGGCAATATGCGGGAACATTTGCGGTAATACTCGCAGGTTACCCAGAAGAAATGAGAACATTTTTGCGCTCGAATCCAGGGTTGAGAAGCAGGTTCCCAGACCAAAATCATCTGCATCTCCCAGACTATACGTCTACTGAGCTGATTGAAATTGGAGAACGTATGGCGATTGACAATGATTTTGTTTTAAGTGATGAAGCGATTATTGCTCTGCGTGAACAAATTGAAAAAGCGCAAGTTGATCAATCTTTTGGTAATGCTCGATCGGTGCAGAATTTAGTATTGCAAGCGATTTTTGAAAAAGGTGCAGCTGAATCAGAACAACAAACTAAAACTGATTTTGTTAGACTAGAGGCAAATCATTTTAGATCGAATAATGAAACACCACGTGAACCTGCCAGAACAAAACTAGATCAATTAATTGGTATCAGGCATGTGAAAAACGAATTGATAAAATTAACAGCATATGCTGATGTACAGCGTTTAAGAAGAGAACAAGGGCTAACCACTATGCCACTTCAGCTTCATACAACATTTAGTGGATCTCCTGGTACAGGAAAAACCACGGTTGCCTCCATCTATTCACAGGCACTTAAAGAAATTGGGCTATTAAAAAGAGGTCATTTAGTTCGAGTAGGTCGAGCAGACCTAGTGTCAGGTTATACAGGTCAAACCGCCCTTAAAACAAAAGAAGTCATTAAAGATGCGCTTGGTGGAGTCTTGTTTATTGATGAAGCCTATTCGCTTATTCAAGGCACTGGTTCAGATTATGGGCAGGAAGCGATCACCGCTTTAGTTGAGGCGATGACCATCCATGATGAAAATCTAGTCATTGTTTTAGCTGGCTATAAGCAGGAGATGGACTTATTGCTTTCAGCTAACCCGGGATTGCGTTCCAGGTTCCGTAAACAACTCATATTTGATGATTATTCTCAAGAACAGCTTGTGAGCATGATAAAAAACCTTGCTCATCAAAATGGATATGAATTGTTACAGGAAGCCTTAGACGAATTACATCAAGTGATACCAAAAGAGGGACACAAAGCAAATGGCCGATATGTGAGCGCCTTGTTTGAACAAATTGTTCAACAACAAGCATTAAGAATCTCAACACAAAACAAACTCGATGCAGATACGTTACAAATAATCTCACGAGAAGATGTAAAACAAGCGTTATAA
- a CDS encoding acid-soluble spore protein N gives MSKPNQRGQQFRPDHLGTQPRESDSNKGKKMNTKSNQQPDYVPPKG, from the coding sequence ATGAGCAAACCTAATCAAAGAGGACAGCAGTTCCGTCCAGATCATTTGGGAACACAACCGCGAGAATCTGATTCAAACAAAGGTAAAAAAATGAATACCAAATCTAATCAGCAGCCTGATTATGTCCCGCCAAAAGGCTAA
- a CDS encoding efflux RND transporter permease subunit, giving the protein MINFSIKRPVFTIVGMILFIIIGIVSISRLPLQLFPEINPPVAAVITSYSDVNPNEIEDTVTIPLEQQLATTSGLKNMTSNSTEGTSMIILEFDWSTNIDDVELDIINTIRGANLPSDANEPSFVKFDPSMMPMIQMAVTSNDDLIDFQDQVKDLEDELLKVPGVASVGESGSLTEEIQVELIQSELEEAGLSQSDIVSTIQASDISLPGGTVIRDDLSLTTRVISELNNVEDLENVVVGSSITDAEITLNDVANVSVELEDQQVITRSNQQEAIQLSIMPESGANTVQISNAVNDRIDELLLESSYEDLDTAVLYDEGEFISASIDSVTSALIFGGLLAMVVLLFFLRNLKTPFIVGIAIPFSVIVTFGFMFFADIGLNIMSLGGLALGIGMLVDNAIVVIENIYRHLSMKKEPKQAAFDGTKEVSGAIIASTLTTISVFLPIVFISGIVGDLFKELAYTVSFSLLASLLVAMTVVPMLASRLLKMPNESSEEKRRKSPMMSWLRGSTIWVLKHRIAVLFMTFLLLLVGIVGLTTVGTELIPDSDQGSFTIEVEMEPGTSLERTQEAVESIESVLDDYREIENYVSSAGSGDNQAMGGNQSSYTADITVSLVDQDDRTQSSAEFVESIERELERADSDAEIRAFTSSAAFGGEANTLQFTITDSDQTRLYEQAEELQDELDSEQNVRDIALSIEEQVPEIVIEVDEEAARENLVTPGEIAQQVNTSTRGETATVIEENNQFLDVIVQLESEATETISELEDLTIRNSEGEYIVLSDVADIQEGESPAAIQRMNQEGAVEFTITYAQSSNLSDITNTVSTIVDDLELDDTTTFTYGGEQEILDDSINSMILAIVLAAVFIYLIMAAQFESFKLPFIIMFTVPLVVIGLSIALVVTQTAIGITAFIGLIILLGIVVNNGIVMLDFVNQQKAKGMSTYDALVESVQLRTRPIIMTSATTILGMVPLALAIGEGSELQQPMAIAIIGGLISGTILTLFVIPVMYSLFDRETRGKRRYVTVEGDYYEVSDSTHLMQSQEDQKESIQLQDPTTENEPSTSEEAKDNEESIKKKSKEDSSLSQDEILDALEDLLRNRRKDKDE; this is encoded by the coding sequence ATGATCAATTTTTCAATTAAAAGGCCAGTTTTTACGATAGTGGGGATGATATTATTTATTATTATCGGTATTGTTTCCATATCACGGCTGCCTCTACAGCTTTTTCCGGAGATTAATCCCCCAGTTGCTGCTGTCATAACAAGTTATAGTGATGTGAATCCGAACGAAATAGAAGATACTGTTACTATTCCATTAGAACAGCAATTAGCTACAACTTCTGGATTGAAAAATATGACTTCTAATTCAACGGAAGGCACATCAATGATTATTCTTGAATTCGACTGGTCCACGAACATTGATGATGTGGAATTAGACATTATTAACACAATCAGAGGTGCTAACTTACCAAGTGACGCGAATGAACCAAGCTTTGTTAAGTTTGATCCGTCTATGATGCCAATGATTCAAATGGCTGTTACGTCAAACGATGATTTAATTGATTTCCAAGATCAAGTAAAAGATCTTGAAGATGAATTATTGAAAGTTCCAGGAGTAGCCAGTGTTGGTGAAAGTGGGAGTTTGACAGAAGAGATTCAGGTAGAGCTAATCCAATCTGAACTAGAAGAGGCTGGATTAAGTCAAAGTGATATTGTTTCAACGATTCAAGCCAGTGACATCTCTTTGCCTGGGGGAACAGTTATCCGTGATGATTTGAGTTTAACGACTCGAGTCATTAGTGAATTAAATAATGTTGAAGACTTAGAGAATGTAGTGGTAGGCAGTTCAATTACTGATGCTGAAATCACGTTAAATGATGTGGCTAATGTAAGTGTTGAGCTCGAGGATCAGCAGGTGATCACTCGTTCGAATCAGCAAGAAGCGATTCAGCTTAGCATTATGCCCGAATCCGGTGCGAATACCGTTCAAATATCAAATGCGGTGAATGATCGCATAGATGAACTCTTACTTGAATCATCCTATGAGGATTTAGATACAGCGGTTCTATACGATGAAGGGGAATTTATTTCAGCTTCTATTGATAGTGTGACAAGTGCACTGATATTTGGTGGGCTACTCGCAATGGTTGTTTTACTTTTTTTCCTTAGAAATTTGAAAACACCATTCATAGTAGGAATAGCTATTCCATTTTCAGTGATAGTGACGTTTGGTTTTATGTTTTTTGCCGATATAGGGTTGAATATTATGAGCCTTGGTGGATTAGCTTTAGGTATTGGAATGCTTGTCGATAATGCCATTGTTGTGATTGAGAATATATACAGGCATTTATCAATGAAAAAAGAACCTAAGCAAGCCGCATTTGATGGCACAAAAGAAGTAAGTGGAGCAATCATTGCATCAACATTAACAACAATCTCTGTTTTCTTACCAATTGTATTTATCAGTGGCATTGTAGGTGATTTATTTAAAGAGCTTGCTTACACTGTTTCATTCAGTTTATTAGCTTCTTTGCTAGTGGCGATGACGGTCGTACCTATGCTTGCAAGTCGATTACTTAAAATGCCGAATGAATCATCAGAAGAAAAGAGACGTAAGTCACCAATGATGAGCTGGCTTAGAGGGTCAACAATTTGGGTACTTAAGCACCGAATTGCTGTATTATTTATGACCTTTTTACTATTACTAGTTGGGATAGTTGGCTTAACAACAGTTGGTACTGAACTGATTCCAGACAGCGACCAAGGCAGCTTTACTATTGAAGTTGAAATGGAGCCGGGAACGAGTTTAGAGCGTACCCAAGAGGCGGTTGAATCGATTGAATCGGTGTTAGATGATTACCGTGAGATCGAGAATTATGTAAGTTCGGCGGGTTCAGGTGACAATCAAGCGATGGGTGGCAATCAATCAAGCTATACGGCTGATATTACAGTATCTCTGGTTGATCAAGATGATCGAACTCAAAGTTCGGCTGAATTTGTGGAATCGATTGAGCGTGAATTAGAGCGTGCAGATTCTGATGCAGAAATCCGTGCCTTTACTTCTTCAGCTGCTTTTGGTGGGGAAGCTAACACGCTACAGTTTACGATAACCGATAGCGATCAAACAAGGTTATATGAGCAGGCAGAAGAGTTACAAGACGAATTGGATTCAGAGCAAAATGTGAGAGATATCGCATTAAGTATTGAAGAACAAGTACCTGAAATTGTGATTGAGGTTGATGAGGAAGCAGCTAGAGAGAATCTAGTGACTCCTGGTGAAATTGCCCAACAGGTCAATACATCTACTCGCGGTGAAACCGCAACGGTCATCGAAGAAAATAATCAGTTTCTAGACGTTATTGTTCAGCTTGAGTCGGAAGCGACTGAAACAATTTCTGAATTAGAGGATTTAACCATTCGAAATTCAGAGGGTGAATATATTGTATTAAGTGATGTGGCAGATATCCAAGAAGGAGAAAGTCCTGCAGCAATTCAAAGAATGAATCAAGAGGGTGCCGTTGAATTTACGATAACATATGCACAATCCTCAAATTTAAGTGATATTACGAACACGGTGAGTACGATTGTTGATGATCTAGAACTGGATGACACCACAACGTTTACATATGGTGGTGAACAGGAAATTCTAGATGATTCGATCAATAGCATGATTTTAGCGATTGTATTAGCAGCTGTCTTCATTTATTTAATTATGGCTGCCCAATTCGAGTCGTTCAAACTACCATTTATTATCATGTTTACTGTTCCACTTGTTGTCATTGGATTGTCGATTGCATTAGTGGTTACACAAACAGCTATTGGGATCACCGCATTTATTGGACTCATTATCCTTCTAGGTATTGTTGTCAATAACGGAATCGTGATGCTTGATTTTGTTAATCAACAAAAAGCAAAAGGCATGTCAACTTATGACGCATTGGTTGAATCTGTTCAACTCAGAACACGTCCAATTATCATGACATCAGCCACCACCATTCTTGGAATGGTACCTCTTGCTTTGGCGATTGGAGAAGGTTCAGAGCTTCAGCAGCCAATGGCAATCGCGATTATCGGTGGACTAATTAGTGGAACCATATTAACACTGTTTGTTATACCGGTGATGTATAGTTTATTCGATCGTGAAACAAGAGGTAAACGCAGGTACGTAACGGTTGAAGGTGATTATTATGAGGTGTCAGACTCTACGCATTTAATGCAAAGTCAAGAAGATCAAAAAGAGTCAATCCAACTTCAAGATCCTACAACTGAAAATGAACCATCCACTTCCGAAGAGGCAAAGGATAATGAAGAGTCCATTAAAAAGAAATCGAAAGAGGATTCCTCTCTTTCACAGGACGAAATCTTAGATGCACTTGAAGATTTATTAAGGAATAGACGAAAGGATAAAGACGAATAA